A stretch of Miscanthus floridulus cultivar M001 chromosome 13, ASM1932011v1, whole genome shotgun sequence DNA encodes these proteins:
- the LOC136500565 gene encoding uncharacterized protein: MLSGCSVSSLAARFAFFPPEPATYAVRKDKATGRLVASGVPRDNAMDVLLVNTTRGNKVVAFYFRNPCARLTLLYSHGNAADLGQLYDLFVQLKVNLKINLMGYDYSGYGASTGKPSEENTYADIEAVYQCLETEYGISQEDIILYGQSVGSGPTLHLASRLPRLRGVVLHSAILSGLRVVCHVNFTFCFDIYKNVKKIKKVKCPVLVIHGMDDDIVNWSHGKELWKLARDPYDPLWIKGGGHCNLELYPDFIRHLSRFIREMENITTKIRLKKIRPSLQPRKKAHNRVNTATTTTFTANCCCRIRVRKPTCPSCNFSCGGCCGLRNCFAFCFSRRLFVRLTGNAMEWNVIEIQDTIYKADTQNKSSTRQTLRTNHSVRSFVRSFVLSFFFAKS, translated from the exons ATGCTTTCGGGGTGCTCGGTGTCCAGTCTCGCGGCGCGGTTCGCCTTCTTCCCGCCGGAGCCGGCGACGTACGCCGTCCGGAAGGACAAGGCCACGGGCCGCCTCGTCGCCTCCGGCGTGCCACGGGACAACGCCATGGACGTCCTGCTCGTCAACACCACCAGGGGGAACAAGGTCGTGGCCTTCTACTTCCGGAACCCCTGCGCGCGCCTCACCCTGCTCTACTCGCACGGCAACGCCGCCGACCTTGGCCAGCTGTACGACCTCTTTGTGCAGCTCAAGGTCAACCTCAAGATCAATCTGATGGG ATATGATTATTCTGGCTATGGTGCATCTACTGGCAAG CCAAGTGAAGAGAATACATATGCAGACATTGAAGCAGTTTACCAATGCTTAGAAACCGAGTATGGGATCAGCCAGGAAGACATTATCTTGTATGGACAATCTGTGGGCAGTGGACCAACATTACATTTAGCCTCTCGTTTGCCTAGATTGCGTGGGGTGGTTCTCCACAGCGCTATATTGTCAGGCCTCCGTGTTGTTTGCCATGTGAACTTTACTTTCTGCTTTGACATTTACAAA AATGTCAAGAAAATAAAAAAGGTCAAATGCCCAGTGCTCGTTATTCAT GGGATGGATGATGATATTGTGAACTGGTCACATGGAAAGGAGCTGTGGAAACTAGCAAGGGATCCTTATGACCCACTCTGGATCAAAGGGGGCGGTCACTGCAACCTGGAGCTGTACCCTGACTTCATCCGCCACCTATCCAGGTTCATCCGTGAGATGGAGAACATCACAACGAAGATCCGGCTCAAGAAGATCAGGCCGTCCCTCCAGCCCAGAAAGAAGGCCCACAACCGGGTGAACACCGCGACGACAACCACCTTCACCGCTAACTGTTGCTGCCGCATCCGAGTCCGCAAGCCGACCTGCCCCAGCTGCAACTTCAGCTGCGGCGGTTGCTGCGGGCTGAGGAACTGCTTCGCGTTCTGTTTTTCCAG GCGGCTGTTTGTTAGACTGACAGGCAATGCAATGGAATGGAATGTTATTGAGATACAAGATACCATCTACAAGGCAGACACTCAGAACAAATCATCTACAAGGCAGACACTCAGAACAAATCATAGTGTTCGTTCGTTCGTTCGTTCGTtcgttctttctttcttttttgcgaaGTCATAG
- the LOC136499542 gene encoding uncharacterized protein: MDTDTSYLLKIHLLGNPKKSRKDVRCFSLEKVVDADFTNYMDLVESIVQQYPPGYLEVPHVQYYDAELKTFPEVTSDQELMVMFSKHKEKVIEIFIAYCDPSEPYKPITEWQFEGEAQHKDDIEQELDTYLMNPLPNNEHVGVDEEGMYLKEDRVVAVPSDKGKEKTSVPLTEDEAQSGSEQEGTENEMTEDEMQKDPNHGPHVEYDKEDPPMTVGSMYPNMAEFKLALSQHAIKNEFEYNTERSGPKRLRAYCSRKEADNCPWRIHASTTADQITIMVKKNPSAHCCSSSRRKKRVRNATKHWICEKVKDWLIQDATLGASALQEKLKEHYKVTIHYKRVFDGKNLALKHLYGDWDSSFDNLYRFKAQVESCCPGSLVIIDHHTIAEEIRFRRFFFALKPCIEGFLSGCRPYLAIDSTFLTGKFKGQLASASAVDGHNWLYPVALGVFDSETNDNWIWFMTQLREAIGAPRGLAICTDAGQAVMAGVAEVFPQAEHRECMFHLVSNFKKKFHGKVFDDHLWAAAYSWNSYLFEKHWAAMERASTIGSSLTNP, from the exons ATGGATACAGATACAAGTTACTTGCTCAAAATTCACCTTCTTGGCAATCCAAAGAAAAGTAGAAAGGATGTGAGATGTTTTTCCTTGGAGAAGGTTGTGGATGCTGATTTCACAAATTATATGGACCTTGTTGAATCCATTGTTCAACAGTATCCTCCGGGGTACTTGGAAGTTCCACATGTGCAATACTATGATGCTGAGTTAAAAACTTTTCCAGAAGTAACGTCAGACCAAGAACTGATGGTAATGTTCAGTAAACATAAGGAAAAGGTCATCGAGATATTCATTGCTTATTGTGATCCATCTGAACCTTACAAGCCTATCACTGAATGGCAATTTGAAGGAGAAGCACAACATAAGGACGACATAGAACAAGAGTTGGATACCTATCTCATGAATCCATTACCAAACAATGAGCATGTTGGTGTGGATGAGGAGGGTATGTACTTAAAGGAAGACCGTGTGGTAGCTGTCCCTTCTGATAAAGGGAAGGAGAAGACCTCTGTtccattaactgaagatgaggcaCAATCTGGTAGTGAACAGGAGGGGACAGAGAATGAGATGACAGAAGATGAGATGCAAAAAGATCCAAATCATGGCCCGCATGTGGAATATGACAAAGAAGACCCTCCGATGACAGTAGGCAGTATGTATCCCAATATGGCAGAGTTTAAGTTGGCTCTTTCGCAACATGCAATCAAAAATGAGTTTGAGTATAATACAGAGAGAAGTGGACCAAAACGGCTGAGGGCTTATTGTTCAAGGAAAGAAGCCGATAATTGTCCATGGAGGATACATGCTTCTACAACGGCTGATCAAATAACAATAATG GTGAAAAAGAACCCTAGTGCTCATTGCTGCTCTAGTAGTAGAAGAAAGAAGAGAGTGAGGAATGCCACTAAGCACTGGATTTGTGAAAAGGTCAAGGACTGGCTCATACAGGATGCAACTCTGGGAGCAAGTGCATTGCAAGAAAAGCTCAAAGAACACTACAAGGTTACCATCCACTACAAGAGAGTATTTGATGGTAAGAACCTTGCATTGAAGCATCTATATGGTGATTGGGACTCCAGTTTCGATAATCTGTACAGATTTAAGGCACAAGTTGAGAGCTGTTGCCCTGGTAGTTTAGTAATTATTGATCATCACACTATTGCAGAAGAAATCAGATTTAGAAGATTTTTTTTCGCCTTGAAACCTTGCATAGAAGGGTTCCTTAGTGGTTGCAGGCCATATTTGGCAATAGATAGCACATTTCTGACAGGCAAATTCAAAGGTCAATTAGCTAGTGCATCTGCTGTAGATGGACATAATTGGTTGTATCCAGTTGCTTTAGGAGTCTTTGATTCTGAAACAAATGATAATTGGATATGGTTCATGACTCAGCTTAGAGAGGCGATTGGGGCACCGAGGGGTTTAGCCATATGCACTGATGCTGGACAGGCTGTGATGGCAGGGGTAGCAGAAGTGTTTCCACAAGCTGAACATAGAGAATGCATGTTTCACTTGGTGTCAAACTTCAAGAAGAAATTCCATGGGAAGGTATTTGATGACCATCTTTGGGCTGCAGCATACTCGTGGAACTCCTATTTATTTGAGAAGCATTGGGCAGCAATGGAG AGAGCTTCAACAATTGGATCAAGTCTCACAAATCCATGA
- the LOC136499045 gene encoding uncharacterized protein, protein MIDKTQWPKSSHGFFMHPPLLTPVAGRPKTERHKGGTEKKKRKGQHQCPICLDYGHHWHNCKKGNPADIEAMKAVRGPRKKKATTTKSAQSYIMPLEDEVPALSMSFPPSQSLGTTTKKSPIKKIISKKKRKKPDSTFGPSKSSNCQSMETTSKQNEKHGNSSSRASKRSRSGSNQPEPISTEFQSPSKEKAKRTKKQLASNLKKNDSPAMATRNKTANLASPANSTRSKRRLSL, encoded by the exons ATGATTGATAAGACACAATGGCCTAAATCTTCCCATGGGTTTTTTATGCATCCCCCACTATTGACACCCGTAGCTGGTAGGCCCAAAACTGAGAGGCATAAAGGTGGCActgagaagaaaaaaagaaagggcCAGCACCAGTGTCCTATTTGCCTGGACTATGGGCATCATTGGCACAATTGCAAGAAAGGCAACCCGGCTGACATTGAAGCTATGAAGGCTGTGAG AGGACCACGAAAGAAGAAGGCAACGACTACAAAATCTGCTCAAAGTTATATTATGCCTTTAGAGGATGAAGTACCAGCGCTATCTATGTCTTTTCCACCTAG TCAAAGCTTGGGAACTACAACTAAGAAGTCTCCAATTAAGAAGATAATAagtaagaagaagagaaaaaagcCTGACTCTACATTTGGACCTTCAAAGAGTTCAAACTG CCAAAGCATGGAGACTACAAGCAAGCAAAATGAGAAACATGGTAACTCCAGCTCTAGAGCATCAAAAAG GTCAAGAAGCGGCTCCAATCAACCCGAGCCAATTTCCACCGAGTTTCAATCTCCATCAAAGGAGAAGGCTAAAAGGACCAAGAAACAGCTTGCTTCAAACCTGAAAAAAAATGACAGCCCTGCAATGGCCACCAGAAACAAAACAGCTAACCTTGCTAGTCCTGCAAATAGCACAAGAAGCAAGAGAAGGTTGAGCTTGTGA